CGGGGTATTTCTTTACAGATCGTAAAACCCATTCTGTACCTGATTTATCTTCCAGGCGGAGAGAGAGGGTTTGCATACCACCACCTCTCTGCAATATTTTCAGACCGCCTTTTTCTTTGTTGATATCGAGTACGGGAAAGTTAACAGGGGCCGCCCATACATCGCGATAGTTCTTACCCAGTAACCAATAGTGAATACCTGTTTTGTGGATATATTGCGTATCCGCAGGCAAAGTCACGAATGGGGGTAATTCTTTTGCAGTAGGACTTGCATTGGCTAGTTGTTCAGAACGAATATCCTGTATGTTGAAAAGGTTGCTGGCAAATGAAGGACCATCGGGTTTATCTACAGTATAATATTGTACGGTGATAGCCCCATTCTTTGAAATCTCCAGTGCGGCATAGCCATTCTCGTTACTGGCATAGAGAGACTTCGCACCCTTTTTCACACGGCTTTCTTTTGCTCCACTGCCACTGCCGATATAGTAGTTCTCTTTGTCTTTGATGAACTGTAAAGCATGGTCATGGCCTGCTACGAAAATTGCCGGACCATGTGATTTGAAGGCTGCTTCCACACCATTTACCAGTTCCTGGTAGTCAGGATTTGGCAGATCTTCAGGTGTACCAAATACCCCACGGGTCAGGGGATAGATAGAACCTATCACCGGCAGTGGAATATACAATCCCTTGTTCAGATCAGTTAGTGGGAAGATGTGTTGCTTCAATGTATAATAACCACCGTGAATACCATAACTACGGAAAGGGTGATGGCTCGCAAAGATGACCAGCTTGTTCCGGTTACGGATTACGATATCACTCAATTCAGTCAGTACATCCTGTTTTGTTTTGAAATCGCAGGAAGACTCTGGTCCTGGTTTGGCATAGGGAAACAACCACCATTCGGTATCCATGATCACGAGGGTAATGTTCTTATCCAGGGACACTTCTATAGGACCTGGGCAACCGTCTTTGGGCAGGAAGTTTACATTCGGCAGGTTCAATGAATCGACATACAGTTGTTCATTGATGATGGTTTGCCAGCCGTTTGGTTTTGACTTTTCCCAGTCATGATTACCGGGAATGAAGATAGCCTGCGTATTGGTATTGCGTACCAGGTTCACCTGGTAATCAAGTATCTCTTTGGAAAGTGGGTACCGGGTGCTGGTAGGGTCCGGCATCCCATAGGGGTATACGTTATCTCCCAGGTAAAGGACAGTATTTCTTGCATCCTGTAAGTCAAAGCGACTCTTTACAGCATCAATGACAGGGTTGTGTCCATCCTGATGCAGTTCGCCGGCATCCCCTATCAGGATGATCCTTCTGGCCAGTGTATCCTGCGCCTGTGCTGCAAAGGGTAGGAGAAGTATGGAGAGATGTAAAAGGTACTTCATCGTTACAGAGGTCTTTGGTTATATTTAAACTTAAGGATATTGGCCGACGATTCATCAGCTGATTCATTCGAAATATACATATCGCCATTCGGGGCAAAAGAAATGCCTTCCGGTTGTCGGAATATCGTATGTTTCAGATTATAGGCTTCCTGTACTTTTCCATCCAGGTCAGTGATCACTAACAGTCTATTTACAGCAGACATTATGTACAGCCGCTTTTCAATAGGGTGAATGGCAGCTGCTGATGGCTTGAACAGGGTCATTTTTTCGCCGCTAAGACGTTCAATATCTGCGATATTGATACGGTAGAATGGATTATCATCAAATGTCCATGTCTTCATATCAAAGCGGTAGGCGGTATTATAGCCCTTGTCCTTATCATCAGCACAGGCTTTGCAAATCATGATCATTCCATCATTGCGGGGATCATAGTAGAGGGTTTCAAACTCGTTTTTGCCATCTATTGGTAGTTTATAATTGATGGCATCAGTTGAGTCAGAAAAAAGACCTGTCACCTGATAGAGGTGCCCCTTGCTTTTCAGTACCAGCCAGTTTTTGCCGTCGGTAGCGAGGTCTTCATAATCCCCGCTCTTGTCGAATTTCCAGTTGGGGTAAGGCGTATTGCCTGTTAAATCGATAGAAAATACACGGCCCTGTTCATCGTTGATAGCCAGAATATGGTGTTCATCCGGCGCCAGTACAATGCCTGAAATCTCTTGCATGGACTGTCTTACATGAAACCGGGTGGGTTCCTCAAGTTTATATCCTTTCGGAGATTCGTATTTTTTATCCCTGTTGTTGTAATAATTACATGAAGTAAACAACAGGCAAACTATTAATAAATGTCGTAGAGTCATAAGATGAGCAGTATGGAGGAATAAAATTAACTCAAAAATGCAGTAACTTGCTGATCTCAGTTTAGCTTTTTTAACCAAGCCTTATGCAGACAAGTGTAATCATCGACGCCGCACAACAATATGTGACAACACAGTACCAGGATCATCCTCACCCCAATCTGGTGTACCATAACCTGGAACATACCAGACAGGTTGTTGCAGCAGCAGCGCAGATTTCAGCGCATTACCGGTTACAGGATACCGACCTTTTAGTCGTGTATATAGCCGCCTGGTTTCATGACCTGGGCTACCTGCTGGGGGAGTCTAAAACACATGAACAGACAGGTGCTTCGCTGGCCCGTAATTTTCTAAATGAACAAAAGGTACCGTTAAATATACAAGCGCAGGTGACTGGTTGTATTATGGCTACCAAAATGCCACAGGAACCGCACAACCTGCTGGAAGAGATCGTTTGTGATGCAGACCTCTTCAACTTTGGTACGAAGGAGTTCAGGAAGCGGACCAAGGTATTGCACCAGGAAATAGAGCTTACCCATGAGAAAGAGATTACTGGTGCTGATTGGACAGCAGGTACATTAAAACTGCTGGAAGGGCATCATTACCATACTGCTTACTGTCAGGCCCTCTTGCAGGAGCAAAAAGAAGAGAACATTGCATGGCTGAAAAAACGCCTGGAGAAACAGGAGGATAAAGCAGAGAAGAAGGGAGAGAAAAAAGGAGAGAAGTTAGAAGAAGTCGTTGCTAAGGAAAGTAAAAAGCTGAAAATCGATAAGCCGGAAAAGAATAACAAAGAACCGAAAGCCGGTAGAGGAGTGGAGACCATGTTCCGTACCACTTCCTCCAATCATATCCGGCTGAGTGCCATGGCCGACAGCAAGGCGCATATCATGATTTCGGTGAATTCTATCATTGTATCCGTGATACTCGGTGTGCTCTTCCGCAAGCTGGAAGACTATCCTAACCTGATCATCCCTTCAGTATTATTCCTCACTACAGGTGTGATCACCATTATCTTCTCAGTACTGGCTACCCGTCCAAATGTGAATAAAGGTAAGTTTATCAGGGAAGACATCGTCAATAAAAAGACAAACCTCCTCTTCTTTGGCAACTTCCATGAAATGGAGCTTGAGCAGTATAAATGGGGTATGACAGAGATGATGAAAGATAGCGATTACCTTTATGGCAGCATGATCCAGGATATCTACCACCTTGGGGTAGTACTGGGTAAAAAGTATAAACAACTGCGCATTGCGTACAACATATTTATGTTTGGTCTGATCATTTCAGTGTTGGCATTTGTGATAGCCGTGCTGTTCTTCCCTGTGCATAACTAAGTGATATATGAATACTCCACTGTATGACCGTGATCTGAGCTGGTTATCATTTAACTACAGGGTGCTGAGCATGGCCAAAGACCCTGCGGTGCCGCTATATGAGCGCATTCGCTTCCTGTCCATCTTCTCCTCGAACTTAGATGAGTTCTTCCGTGTACGTATGCCCGCTGTCATGGCAGTGAATAAACTGGTGCGCGACAATCCCGAAGTAGCAGGGGAAGAAACTCTCTCTACCGATACGCTTCCCATTATTCAACAGGAGATTAACAGACAGCTGGGAGAATTTGGGCATACCCTCACCCAACAACTCCTGCCTGCATTAAGAGATAACAGGGTTGATCTTTACTATAACCAGGAGATCCTCTCTTCGCACCTGTCTCCTATGCGGGAATACTTCCAGACAAAGATCCAGGGCTTTCTGCAGCCTTTTTGGCTGGACAAGAAAAAGCCCAAAGATGCATTTTTGGAGAATAACCAACTTTATCTGGTAGTATCCGTTTCTCCTGAAAACGAACCTGATCGTCTGCAATATGCAGTGGTCAATATTCCGAGCAGTGAACTGCCCCGTTTTTTTGAACTCCCACAAGTTCAGGATGTCAGCTACATCGTGATGCTGGACGACATTATCCGGGAAAATGTAGGCTGGCTGTTTCCGGGATATACTGTCAACGGTTGCTACAGTATCAAGATCACCCGCGATGCAGAAACCGATATGAACGAATTGGCAAGCGATATACTGGACCAGGTAGAAACCATGATAGCCAAAAGGGAACTGGGTATACCTACCCGTTTTCTTTATGACAGCAGCATGCCATTGGCCTTGAAACAATTACTGGGTAATTACTTCAGTATCCTGCCACAGGAAATGGTGCCGGGAGGCCGTTACCACAACCTGAAGGATTTAGCAGACCTGCCCATGCCGGTAAAGTCACCGCTGTTTACCTATCCTAAGCAGCCTTCGGCTCACCTGCCACAACTGGATAAGGTACCGCACCTGCTGGAAGAGGTATCACAAAGGGATATCATTCTCCATCCCCCTTACCAGCGATATGAGTACATTCTCCGTTTCTTTAATGAAGCGGCGACTGATCCCAATGTCAAAGAAATTTACATCACACTATATCGCATTGCAGCCAGTTCACAGATTGCCAATGCCCTTATCAGCGCTGCCCGCAACGGCAAGCAGGTAACGGTGTTCGTAGAGCTGAAAGCCCGTTTTGATGAAGCCAACAATATCCGTTGGGCCAAGAAGATGAAGGCAGCTGGTGTGAAGATCATCTATAGCATTCCGGGTTTGAAGGTGCATGCCAAGATTGCCCTGGTAAAACGAAAACGTGGCTACCAATGGGATTATGCCGGGCTGATGGCCACGGGTAATTTCAATGAAAGCACCGCCCGTTTTTATACAGATCATGTATTGCTCACAGCACATCCGGGTATTACCCAGGAACTGGAGCTGTTGTTCTTATATCTACAGGCCCGTCAGCAACCGGATAAGTACGATTACCTGGAATTCAATCACCTGCTGGTGGCGCAGTTTAACCTGAAGACCCGGTTCTCGGAGTTGATAGACAGGGAGATTGCGAATGTAAAAGCAGGTAAACCGGCACATATCACTATCAAGCTGAATAACTTGCAGGAAAAGGATATGATTGCCAAACTGTACGAAGCCAGCGAAGCAGGGGTACAGGTAGACCTCATCGCACGAAGCATCTGTTGTCTGCAACCCGACCAGCTTGAAAGCAGCAATATCAAAGTAAGAAGAATTGTAGACCGCTACCTGGAACATGCGCGGGTATTCATCTTCCATAATAATGGGGAAGAGGAAGTGTATATGGGTTCTGCAGACTGGATGAACCGCAATATCCACAGGCGTATAGAAGTGTGTTTTCCGGTATATGCAAAGGAACTGGCTGCTCAGCTGAAGGAGATTATCAATCTTCAACTGGCAGACAACACGAATGCAGTGATGCTGGATGCGCAGTTATACAATATACCTTTGACTCCTGAAAAGGGTGCCCCTGCTGTCAATGCCCAGCTGGGAATCTATCAATATATTCAATCACTGGAAAATGACCGTCATTAGTCGCATTTTCATCGCCTTACTGTGCCTTTGTGCCAATACTACTTTGTCCGCACAGGAAAAGCATACCCTGGACCTTGAGCATATCTATGATCCGGGTGCCGATGCTGCGGCAGACCTGGCAGCTATTCAGCAACAGGCAGCGGCTGCCAAAAAACATATATTGGTACAGGTAGGCGGCAACTGGTGCATATGGTGCAAGCGATTTTATAAATTTACGGAAGAGGATAGCACGTTGAAAAGCCTGCTGAAAAGGAACTTTATCGTATATCATCTGAACTATAGCAAGGAGAATAAGAACCTGCCTATATTGCAAAAGCTGGGTTATCCACAGCGTTTCGGTTTCCCGGTTATCGTGATCCTGGATGCAAAGGGCAACAGACTACATACACAGGATACCGGGTTACTGGAATCCGCAGATTCATATGATGAGAAGAAGATAGCGATGCTATTGAAGCAATGGGGCCCGGATGCACTCAACCCTGCTTATTACACTAATCAATGATAAAATTCCAACGTTTAGTAACACAGCCCTGGAAATTTTCCCTGTTTTTGTTGTATAAATTACCGGCAGCATGGCTGGCAGGGGTAAGGGTACAACAATTGACCCCTGCTGTTTGTATCACTTCCGTACCTTTCAGGTGGTTGTCACAGAATCCTTTTAAGTCTACCTATTTTGCCTGTTTGGCTATGGCGGCAGAAATGAGTACGGGATTGCCGGCTATGTGGTTTACTTCCGATGCGGCACCTGCCCGGGTATCCATGTTAGTAACGGGCATGCAGGCCAGCTTTCTGAAGAAAGCCTCTGGAAAGACTTATTTTACATGTGAAGAACTGGACGGGATGCAGGCAGCTATACAGCATGCAGTAGCTTCGGGGGAGCCTGTCGCCATCACCGTCAATACTACTGGCAAAAGCCACGATGGCACAGTAATTGCCACGTTCGCGATCACCTGGTCGTTTAAGAAACGCTGATAAAAATCAATCATTATGAAGATAGCCTTTCATGGGGCGGCACGAACTGTTACCGGTTCGAAACACCTGATTACATTAAAGAATGGGAAAAAGATCTTATTGGATTGTGGTATGTTCCAGGGTATGGGGAAGGACACAGATGCCATGAACTTTGACCTGGGTTTTGACCCTTCTACCGTCACCATGATGGTATTATCCCATGCACATATTGACCACACAGGACTTATTCCCCTGTTGGTTAAAAGGGGGTTTAAAGGCCATATCTTTTGTACCCCCGCTACATTCGACCTCACCCAGATCCTTTTGATGGACTCCGCCAGGATCCAGGAAGAGGATGTAAGGTTTACCAATAAAAAACGCCGGAAAATAGGATTGCCGCAGGAAGAGCCTTTGTATACAGTGGATGATGCAAAAAAGAGCATGTCTGTTTTCAAAAAGGTAAAGAGCTATAAAGAATGGCACAGAATAGATGACGAGGTGGAAGTGATGTTTACAGATGCGGGCCATATCATAGGTAGTGCGGCGGTGACCCTGCGTATAATAGAAGGGGGCAAACCAACGATCATTACTTTCAGTGGGGATATCGGCAGGTACAATGATGCGATCCTGAAATCGCCGGATACTTTTCCACAGGCAGATTACATACTCATGGAATCTACCTATGGCAGTACCCTTCATGCAGAGGCGGCACCAGGTACCGATGTTTTGCTGAATTATATACATGATACCTGTAAGGTGAAGAAAGGAAAGCTGATCATACCGGCATTCAGTGTAGGTCGTACTCAGGAATTGCTATATGCGCTGAATAAGGCGCAGCTGGATGGTAAGCTGCCAAAGGTGGATATCTTTGTGGATAGTCCGCTTTCCATGGAAGCGACAGAGGTGGTGACTGCTCATCCGGAGTTGTTTAATAAGACTGTAGCGAGGCTGTTGCAGTTCGATGACGATGTATTTGATTTTCCGGGGTTGCATTTTATAGAATCAGTGGATGAGTCAAAGAACCTCAATTTCCGTCAGGAACCGTGTGTGATCATTTCAGCCTCGGGTATGGCGGAAGCGGGTAGAGTAAAGCATCATATTGCTAATAATATCAGTGATACTAAGAATACCATCCTGATGGTGGGTTATTGTGAACCACAATCTTTGGGGGGCCGGTTGATGAGAGGAGCGAAAGAGGTATCAATTTATGGTACCCGCTATGAGGTGAGGGCAGAAGTGGGAAGTATCCGGTCGATGAGTGCCCATGGAGATTATGAGGACCTGAGCCAGTGGTTGTCTTGTCAGAACCCAAAGGAAGTGAAGAAGTTGTTTTTGGTGCACGGGGAGTATGAGGTGCAGCAGATATTCAGGAATTGGTTGTTGAAAAAGGGATTTGGGGATATAGAGGTGCCGGAAAGGCATTCTGAGGTTGGATTGGGGTAAGGTTTCTTCGAGTGTTGTTCGATTGTTCTTCGAGCGTTGTTCGACTGTTCTTCGTCGCTTGTTCGTCGCTTGTTCGACGCTTGTATATCTAAAACCCGGTTTTGCCTAACAGCAAAACCGGGTTTTTCTTTTAGTCCTTTAACTCACTGATCACTTTCTTAATATAATCATATTGCTTCATCAGGTCCGCTTTTTTATCAGCAGTTGCGATGGTTGCCTTGTCCAGTTTTCTCTTGGCCACAGGCTGCAGCATATTTACCATATAATTAGTCACCATCTTGTTATTGAAGGTTTTCACCATATCCCTGATCTGGCCGACGCCTTTGATCACGATATCAGCGTTATCCACATTTGCCAGGATTGTGATATACTGAATCGCATCTTCCACCTTTTCCTGACCACTTGCTTCATCAAAGGTTTTGGAAAAGAATGCGATGTCATCTTCATTCCCCTTTTTTGAATACACATTTGCAATTGCATTGCGCAGTGCTCCTTTAGAGGTAGCTTCCATTTGCTTCGCTAAAGTATAAGCTTTATCTGCATCAATAGATGAGAGGCTTGTCAGTGCCGCACCTGCAGCAGCATACGACTTGTCTTTAGTTGCTCCTTCGAACAGGGAGGCGTACTGATTCTCTCTCAGACTACCCAGTTGTCTCAGAGCTGCAGCACGTACTGTAGCATTGTTATCGTTCTTCGCAATTTGCTGTAATAAAGGCAGGGCGGCAGATTTTACTGCATCGTCGCTCATATTCAGCCCTTTAATAGCCAGAGAGCGAATTCCATAGAATTTATCTTTCAGGGCAGCAATTACCACCTTGCGGGCTCCGGTATTAGACTGATCTTTCAGACAAGCTTCCAGAGCTTCCCTGCGATCCAGGTAGTTAGGTGCATTGTTGAACTGGAAGATGTAGGTGTTCAGGTCTCTGTGATCAGCGATATCAGCCAGCAGTACTTTGTCCGCATCTACATTCACCAGGTCTGGTTTGGTTGTATAAGGGAAAGTGAAGGAAGCCGTTTTATCGGTCACATTCACCAGGTGACGTTCTGTTTTACCACCTGCATAGATATCAATTGCCATTGGCAACTGGAATATCTTTCCGGATTCCTGGGTCTGGGTGATATTGACAGTCACGGTTTTAGCTCCGTCATTGTATTGGTAGCTTACATCCAGTTTAGGGAAACCATCGCCAAAATACCATTGGTTAAAGAACCAGTTCAGGTCCTCACCGGTTACTTCTTCAAAGGCCAGGCGCAGCTGATGAGCTTCAGCAGGTTTGAAGGCATTGGTCTTCAGGTAGAGGTTCAGGGATTTGAAGAAGGCGCTATCACCTACAACATTGCGAAGCATGTGCAGGATACGGCCACCTTTCTGGTAGCTCACAGCGTCGAACATATCTTCCTTGTCATGGTAATGGAAACGCACCAGGTCACGGTCACCGGCATATTCGGCGAACTGCTTATAGCTTTCCATAGCTTCCAGCGCATGTGCGTCAGCTTCGTCTTTACCATATTTATGTTCCAGCCAAAGGTATTCACTGTAGTCGGCAAAAGACTCATTCAGGGTCAGGTTGCTCCATGACTCAGCTGTTACCAGATCACCAAACCAGTGATGGAAGAGTTCGTGGGCGATAACAGATTCATTGTAATTGTTATTATCCAGCAGTTCTCTGTCTGTTTTCTGTACGAAATCGCCATGCAGGGTGGCGGTGGTATTTTCCATAGCACCGGATACATAGTCTCTTACTACAATCTGGGCATACTTAGGCCATGCATACTCATAGCCAAGGATGTTGGAATAGAAGGTGAGCATTTCGGGGGTATTACCGAAAATGGCTTTAGCGTATGGTTCATAGGCTTTTTCCACATAGTAGCTCACTTCTTTGCCACGCCATTGTTCCTTTACGATAGCGAATTCACCTACTGCCATCATGAACAGGTAAGGGGAGTGGGGTAGGTCCATCTTCCAGGTATCGGTACGGGTACCATCCGGGTTATTCTTTTGGCTTACCAGTTTACCATTGGAGAGGGTCACGTATTTCTTTTCGACAGTCATACTGATCTCTTCGGTACATTTCTGGGCGGTCTTATCAATAGTAGGGAACCATACAGAGTTGGATTCGGTTTCACCCTGTGTCCAGATCTGGATTGGCTTATTTTTGTCCGTGCCATCAGGATTGATAAAATACAGGCCTTTGGCGTCAGTGATAGCTGCGCTGCCGGAGGCACTGATTTCTTCTGGTCTGGCCACATAATCTATATATACAGTATACGATTCGGTGCGGCCATATACTTTATCCAGTTGGATATGCAGCTGGGTGCTGTCGTAAGTATACTTCAATGGGGTGTTTTTACCACCTTTTACAAGTGCAACGGTTTTGATATCCATACCTTTGGCATCCAGGGTCAGGGAATCGGTAGCATAGAAGTGAGGCTTAAGGGTCAGCCAGGCTTTACCATACAGATATCTTTTGGCGTAATCAAAGCGGACATCTAGTTTAGTATGGGAGAGGTCGTTCACTCTTGTTGCAGTGGCTCTGTAGATCTTCAGCAGAGGATCATTGGCATTGTCTGGTTGCTGTGCATAAGCGGGGGAATAACACATGCTTCCAGTCAGACATACTACCAGCAGGCCTTTTAGTGCTTGCTTTAAAGATTTAGACATTGTAAGAAATTGATTTTTGCAACGAATTAACGAGTATTCTTAGAAATATTTGGATTTTGGGTTGTTAATATTGGTATAAACGGGATAATTGGCGATAATAAGGGATACAAAAACATCTTCCTTTCCGAAAAATATTTAAAAGCCCCCTTCCTTGCTGCCGCAAGGCTCCTAAAAAAAGCTATTTTTGTCTCAGTTCAGATAAAACAACTTATGATCAAAGCAATCGTAAATGGCACCACGTCATTTGCAATCAATACGGCACCTGAGGGGCTCTCCTGCAATGGGCAGGCCGTACAATGGTCTGGGCTGGAATTGCCTACCGGCAATTATAGTGTAATATTGGATGGGCGGAGTTATACAGCTCAGGTCATCAACATAGACAAAGACGCAAAAAAGGTAAAAGTCCTGATTGAGCAACAGGCATACGAGGTCGCTATCGAAGAGCCGATAGACCAGCTGCTGGCAGCCATGGGTATCAACCAAGGTGCCACTCGCAAGGTAAACGATATTAAGGCCCCAATGCCCGGAATGGTACTGAAAGTATTGGTTTCGCCAGGCCAGGAAATTAAGAAAGGCGATCCGGTACTTATTCTGGAAGCCATGAAAATGGAGAATGTATTTAAGGCAACTGCAGATGCAATCGTTAAGGAAATCAAGGTTTCTGAACGAACAGCTGTTGAAAAAGGGGAGGTCCTCGTTATATTGGAATAGTATTTGTTTTCTAAGCAGCCGCGTGG
This Chitinophaga sancti DNA region includes the following protein-coding sequences:
- a CDS encoding SdiA-regulated domain-containing protein; this translates as MTLRHLLIVCLLFTSCNYYNNRDKKYESPKGYKLEEPTRFHVRQSMQEISGIVLAPDEHHILAINDEQGRVFSIDLTGNTPYPNWKFDKSGDYEDLATDGKNWLVLKSKGHLYQVTGLFSDSTDAINYKLPIDGKNEFETLYYDPRNDGMIMICKACADDKDKGYNTAYRFDMKTWTFDDNPFYRINIADIERLSGEKMTLFKPSAAAIHPIEKRLYIMSAVNRLLVITDLDGKVQEAYNLKHTIFRQPEGISFAPNGDMYISNESADESSANILKFKYNQRPL
- a CDS encoding Pycsar system effector family protein; its protein translation is MQTSVIIDAAQQYVTTQYQDHPHPNLVYHNLEHTRQVVAAAAQISAHYRLQDTDLLVVYIAAWFHDLGYLLGESKTHEQTGASLARNFLNEQKVPLNIQAQVTGCIMATKMPQEPHNLLEEIVCDADLFNFGTKEFRKRTKVLHQEIELTHEKEITGADWTAGTLKLLEGHHYHTAYCQALLQEQKEENIAWLKKRLEKQEDKAEKKGEKKGEKLEEVVAKESKKLKIDKPEKNNKEPKAGRGVETMFRTTSSNHIRLSAMADSKAHIMISVNSIIVSVILGVLFRKLEDYPNLIIPSVLFLTTGVITIIFSVLATRPNVNKGKFIREDIVNKKTNLLFFGNFHEMELEQYKWGMTEMMKDSDYLYGSMIQDIYHLGVVLGKKYKQLRIAYNIFMFGLIISVLAFVIAVLFFPVHN
- the ppk1 gene encoding polyphosphate kinase 1, with product MNTPLYDRDLSWLSFNYRVLSMAKDPAVPLYERIRFLSIFSSNLDEFFRVRMPAVMAVNKLVRDNPEVAGEETLSTDTLPIIQQEINRQLGEFGHTLTQQLLPALRDNRVDLYYNQEILSSHLSPMREYFQTKIQGFLQPFWLDKKKPKDAFLENNQLYLVVSVSPENEPDRLQYAVVNIPSSELPRFFELPQVQDVSYIVMLDDIIRENVGWLFPGYTVNGCYSIKITRDAETDMNELASDILDQVETMIAKRELGIPTRFLYDSSMPLALKQLLGNYFSILPQEMVPGGRYHNLKDLADLPMPVKSPLFTYPKQPSAHLPQLDKVPHLLEEVSQRDIILHPPYQRYEYILRFFNEAATDPNVKEIYITLYRIAASSQIANALISAARNGKQVTVFVELKARFDEANNIRWAKKMKAAGVKIIYSIPGLKVHAKIALVKRKRGYQWDYAGLMATGNFNESTARFYTDHVLLTAHPGITQELELLFLYLQARQQPDKYDYLEFNHLLVAQFNLKTRFSELIDREIANVKAGKPAHITIKLNNLQEKDMIAKLYEASEAGVQVDLIARSICCLQPDQLESSNIKVRRIVDRYLEHARVFIFHNNGEEEVYMGSADWMNRNIHRRIEVCFPVYAKELAAQLKEIINLQLADNTNAVMLDAQLYNIPLTPEKGAPAVNAQLGIYQYIQSLENDRH
- a CDS encoding thioredoxin family protein, translated to MTVISRIFIALLCLCANTTLSAQEKHTLDLEHIYDPGADAAADLAAIQQQAAAAKKHILVQVGGNWCIWCKRFYKFTEEDSTLKSLLKRNFIVYHLNYSKENKNLPILQKLGYPQRFGFPVIVILDAKGNRLHTQDTGLLESADSYDEKKIAMLLKQWGPDALNPAYYTNQ
- a CDS encoding DUF4442 domain-containing protein, whose protein sequence is MIKFQRLVTQPWKFSLFLLYKLPAAWLAGVRVQQLTPAVCITSVPFRWLSQNPFKSTYFACLAMAAEMSTGLPAMWFTSDAAPARVSMLVTGMQASFLKKASGKTYFTCEELDGMQAAIQHAVASGEPVAITVNTTGKSHDGTVIATFAITWSFKKR
- a CDS encoding MBL fold metallo-hydrolase translates to MKIAFHGAARTVTGSKHLITLKNGKKILLDCGMFQGMGKDTDAMNFDLGFDPSTVTMMVLSHAHIDHTGLIPLLVKRGFKGHIFCTPATFDLTQILLMDSARIQEEDVRFTNKKRRKIGLPQEEPLYTVDDAKKSMSVFKKVKSYKEWHRIDDEVEVMFTDAGHIIGSAAVTLRIIEGGKPTIITFSGDIGRYNDAILKSPDTFPQADYILMESTYGSTLHAEAAPGTDVLLNYIHDTCKVKKGKLIIPAFSVGRTQELLYALNKAQLDGKLPKVDIFVDSPLSMEATEVVTAHPELFNKTVARLLQFDDDVFDFPGLHFIESVDESKNLNFRQEPCVIISASGMAEAGRVKHHIANNISDTKNTILMVGYCEPQSLGGRLMRGAKEVSIYGTRYEVRAEVGSIRSMSAHGDYEDLSQWLSCQNPKEVKKLFLVHGEYEVQQIFRNWLLKKGFGDIEVPERHSEVGLG
- a CDS encoding M1 family metallopeptidase, with product MSKSLKQALKGLLVVCLTGSMCYSPAYAQQPDNANDPLLKIYRATATRVNDLSHTKLDVRFDYAKRYLYGKAWLTLKPHFYATDSLTLDAKGMDIKTVALVKGGKNTPLKYTYDSTQLHIQLDKVYGRTESYTVYIDYVARPEEISASGSAAITDAKGLYFINPDGTDKNKPIQIWTQGETESNSVWFPTIDKTAQKCTEEISMTVEKKYVTLSNGKLVSQKNNPDGTRTDTWKMDLPHSPYLFMMAVGEFAIVKEQWRGKEVSYYVEKAYEPYAKAIFGNTPEMLTFYSNILGYEYAWPKYAQIVVRDYVSGAMENTTATLHGDFVQKTDRELLDNNNYNESVIAHELFHHWFGDLVTAESWSNLTLNESFADYSEYLWLEHKYGKDEADAHALEAMESYKQFAEYAGDRDLVRFHYHDKEDMFDAVSYQKGGRILHMLRNVVGDSAFFKSLNLYLKTNAFKPAEAHQLRLAFEEVTGEDLNWFFNQWYFGDGFPKLDVSYQYNDGAKTVTVNITQTQESGKIFQLPMAIDIYAGGKTERHLVNVTDKTASFTFPYTTKPDLVNVDADKVLLADIADHRDLNTYIFQFNNAPNYLDRREALEACLKDQSNTGARKVVIAALKDKFYGIRSLAIKGLNMSDDAVKSAALPLLQQIAKNDNNATVRAAALRQLGSLRENQYASLFEGATKDKSYAAAGAALTSLSSIDADKAYTLAKQMEATSKGALRNAIANVYSKKGNEDDIAFFSKTFDEASGQEKVEDAIQYITILANVDNADIVIKGVGQIRDMVKTFNNKMVTNYMVNMLQPVAKRKLDKATIATADKKADLMKQYDYIKKVISELKD
- a CDS encoding biotin/lipoyl-containing protein — encoded protein: MIKAIVNGTTSFAINTAPEGLSCNGQAVQWSGLELPTGNYSVILDGRSYTAQVINIDKDAKKVKVLIEQQAYEVAIEEPIDQLLAAMGINQGATRKVNDIKAPMPGMVLKVLVSPGQEIKKGDPVLILEAMKMENVFKATADAIVKEIKVSERTAVEKGEVLVILE